A portion of the Rhinolophus sinicus isolate RSC01 linkage group LG03, ASM3656204v1, whole genome shotgun sequence genome contains these proteins:
- the SDR39U1 gene encoding epimerase family protein SDR39U1 isoform X1: MVAWWGSKSRAGALGRGSYAGGGTGFIGTALTQLLKARGHEVTLVSRKPGPDRITWDELAASGLPRCDAAVNLAGENILNPLRRWNEVFQKEVLRSRLETTHILARAITKAAQPPQAWVLVTGVAYYQPSLTAEYDEDSPGGDFDFFSNLVTKWEAAARLPGDSTRQVVVRSGVVLGRGGGAIGHMLLPFRLGLGGPIGSGHQFFPWIHIGDLAGILAHALEASHVQGVLNGVAPASTTTNAEFAQALGTALGRPAFIPLPSTIVQAIFGRERAIMLLEGQKVVPRRTLATGYQYSFPELGAALKEVVA; the protein is encoded by the exons ATGGTCGCGTGGTGGGGCTCTAAATCTCGCGCAGGCGCATTAGGTCGTGGTAGCTATGCGG GTGGCGGGACGGGCTTCATTGGGACAGCCCTAACCCAACTTCTGAAAGCCAGAGGCCACGAAGTGACACTGGTCTCCCGAAAGCCCGGGCCAGATCGGATTACGTGG GATGAGCTCGCTGCGTCGGGGCTGCCCCGCTGCGATGCCGCTGTCAACCTGGCCGGAGAGAACATCCTCAACCCTCTCCGAAG GTGGAATGAAGTCTTCCAAAAAGAGGTTCTCCGCAGCCGCTTGGAGACCACCCACATACTGGCTAGAGCCATCACCAAGGCGGCACAACCCCCCCAGGCCTGGGTGTTAGTTACAGGTGTAG CTTACTACCAGCCCAGCCTGACTGCTGAGTATGACGAGGACAGCCCAGGAGGAGATTTTGACTTTTTCTCCAACCTCGTAACCAAATGGGAAGCTGCAGCCAGGCTTCCTGGAGATTCTACACGCCAGGTGGTGGTGCGCTCTG GGGTTGTGCTCGGCCGTGGGGGCGGTGCCATTGGTCACATGCTATTGCCTTTCCGCCTGGGCCTGGGGGGCCCCATCGGCTCAGGCCACCAGTTCTTCCCCTGGATTCACATCGGGGACCTGGCAGGAATCCTGGCCCATGCCCTTGAAGCAAGCCACGTGCAGGGGGTCCTGAACGGAGTGGCTCCAGCCTCCACCACTACAAATGCTGAGTTTGCTCAGGCCTTGGGCACAGCCCTGGGCCGTCCAGCCTTCATCCCTCTCCCCAGCACCATTGTGCAAGCTATCTTTGGGCGAGAACGTGCCATCATGCTGCTGGAGGGCCAGAAAGTAGTCCCACGGCGGACACTGGCCACTGGCTATCAGTATTCTTTTCCAGAGCTGGGGGCCGCCTTGAAGGAAGTCGTAGCCTAA
- the SDR39U1 gene encoding epimerase family protein SDR39U1 isoform X3, whose product MRVLVGGGTGFIGTALTQLLKARGHEVTLVSRKPGPDRITWDELAASGLPRCDAAVNLAGENILNPLRRWNEVFQKEVLRSRLETTHILARAITKAAQPPQAWVLVTGVAYYQPSLTAEYDEDSPGGDFDFFSNLVTKWEAAARLPGDSTRQVVVRSGVVLGRGGGAIGHMLLPFRLGLGGPIGSGHQFFPWIHIGDLAGILAHALEASHVQGVLNGVAPASTTTNAEFAQALGTALGRPAFIPLPSTIVQAIFGRERAIMLLEGQKVVPRRTLATGYQYSFPELGAALKEVVA is encoded by the exons ATGCGGGTGCTTGTGG GTGGCGGGACGGGCTTCATTGGGACAGCCCTAACCCAACTTCTGAAAGCCAGAGGCCACGAAGTGACACTGGTCTCCCGAAAGCCCGGGCCAGATCGGATTACGTGG GATGAGCTCGCTGCGTCGGGGCTGCCCCGCTGCGATGCCGCTGTCAACCTGGCCGGAGAGAACATCCTCAACCCTCTCCGAAG GTGGAATGAAGTCTTCCAAAAAGAGGTTCTCCGCAGCCGCTTGGAGACCACCCACATACTGGCTAGAGCCATCACCAAGGCGGCACAACCCCCCCAGGCCTGGGTGTTAGTTACAGGTGTAG CTTACTACCAGCCCAGCCTGACTGCTGAGTATGACGAGGACAGCCCAGGAGGAGATTTTGACTTTTTCTCCAACCTCGTAACCAAATGGGAAGCTGCAGCCAGGCTTCCTGGAGATTCTACACGCCAGGTGGTGGTGCGCTCTG GGGTTGTGCTCGGCCGTGGGGGCGGTGCCATTGGTCACATGCTATTGCCTTTCCGCCTGGGCCTGGGGGGCCCCATCGGCTCAGGCCACCAGTTCTTCCCCTGGATTCACATCGGGGACCTGGCAGGAATCCTGGCCCATGCCCTTGAAGCAAGCCACGTGCAGGGGGTCCTGAACGGAGTGGCTCCAGCCTCCACCACTACAAATGCTGAGTTTGCTCAGGCCTTGGGCACAGCCCTGGGCCGTCCAGCCTTCATCCCTCTCCCCAGCACCATTGTGCAAGCTATCTTTGGGCGAGAACGTGCCATCATGCTGCTGGAGGGCCAGAAAGTAGTCCCACGGCGGACACTGGCCACTGGCTATCAGTATTCTTTTCCAGAGCTGGGGGCCGCCTTGAAGGAAGTCGTAGCCTAA
- the SDR39U1 gene encoding epimerase family protein SDR39U1 isoform X2, which yields MVAWWGSKSRAGALGGGTGFIGTALTQLLKARGHEVTLVSRKPGPDRITWDELAASGLPRCDAAVNLAGENILNPLRRWNEVFQKEVLRSRLETTHILARAITKAAQPPQAWVLVTGVAYYQPSLTAEYDEDSPGGDFDFFSNLVTKWEAAARLPGDSTRQVVVRSGVVLGRGGGAIGHMLLPFRLGLGGPIGSGHQFFPWIHIGDLAGILAHALEASHVQGVLNGVAPASTTTNAEFAQALGTALGRPAFIPLPSTIVQAIFGRERAIMLLEGQKVVPRRTLATGYQYSFPELGAALKEVVA from the exons ATGGTCGCGTGGTGGGGCTCTAAATCTCGCGCAGGCGCATTAG GTGGCGGGACGGGCTTCATTGGGACAGCCCTAACCCAACTTCTGAAAGCCAGAGGCCACGAAGTGACACTGGTCTCCCGAAAGCCCGGGCCAGATCGGATTACGTGG GATGAGCTCGCTGCGTCGGGGCTGCCCCGCTGCGATGCCGCTGTCAACCTGGCCGGAGAGAACATCCTCAACCCTCTCCGAAG GTGGAATGAAGTCTTCCAAAAAGAGGTTCTCCGCAGCCGCTTGGAGACCACCCACATACTGGCTAGAGCCATCACCAAGGCGGCACAACCCCCCCAGGCCTGGGTGTTAGTTACAGGTGTAG CTTACTACCAGCCCAGCCTGACTGCTGAGTATGACGAGGACAGCCCAGGAGGAGATTTTGACTTTTTCTCCAACCTCGTAACCAAATGGGAAGCTGCAGCCAGGCTTCCTGGAGATTCTACACGCCAGGTGGTGGTGCGCTCTG GGGTTGTGCTCGGCCGTGGGGGCGGTGCCATTGGTCACATGCTATTGCCTTTCCGCCTGGGCCTGGGGGGCCCCATCGGCTCAGGCCACCAGTTCTTCCCCTGGATTCACATCGGGGACCTGGCAGGAATCCTGGCCCATGCCCTTGAAGCAAGCCACGTGCAGGGGGTCCTGAACGGAGTGGCTCCAGCCTCCACCACTACAAATGCTGAGTTTGCTCAGGCCTTGGGCACAGCCCTGGGCCGTCCAGCCTTCATCCCTCTCCCCAGCACCATTGTGCAAGCTATCTTTGGGCGAGAACGTGCCATCATGCTGCTGGAGGGCCAGAAAGTAGTCCCACGGCGGACACTGGCCACTGGCTATCAGTATTCTTTTCCAGAGCTGGGGGCCGCCTTGAAGGAAGTCGTAGCCTAA